Part of the Cytophagales bacterium genome is shown below.
GTGACAAAGGTTGAAAAAACCTTAAACGCACAATGGTCGAATTTAAGAATATCCGAAGAAAAAGATTTTGAAAAATCTCCGGGTACTGGGGTAGATAAGAAGATACTTAATAGGATTGGCATGAAAATGCTGGAAATCCCTTCTGAAATTAAAGTATTTAAAAAAATTGAGAAGCTGTTTGAAGAGCGAAAAAATATGATCAGGGAAGGCAAGTTAGATTGGGCATTGGGAGAACTATTGGCCTATGGTACGCTGGTGGATGAAGGATACCAGGTTAGATTTAGCGGACAGGATGTAGAAAGAGGTACTTTTTCACATCGCCATGCGGTTGTAAAATTAGAGGATTCCGATGAGGAATATATTCCTTTGCAATATATCAGTGTTAAACAAGCTCCATTCAAAATTCATAATTCATTGCTTTCTGAATATGCTGTATTGGGTTTTGAATACGGATATTCAAGCGTTTCTCCTAACTGTTTGGTGATCTGGGAGGCACAGTTTGGAGATTTTGCCAATGGCGCTCAGATCATCATTGATCAATTTATCAGCAGCGCTGAAGACAAATGGATGAGACAAAATGGATTAACCATGTTTTTGCCCCACGGCTATGAAGGCCAGGGCTCTGAACATTCAAGCGCTCGTTTGGAACGGTTCCTTTCACTTTGTGCAGAAGACAATATGCAGATCGTCAATTGCACAACGCCCGCCAATTTCTTCCATGTGCTGCGCAGGCAAATGCACCGGGAATTTCGTAAACCAACCATTGTTTTTACGCCTAAAAGTTTGTTACGTCATCCTCGGTGTGTTTCTAAAATTGATGAATTTACAAAAAACGGGTTTAAAGAAGTAATAGATGATGATCTGATCAATAAGGATAAGGTTAAAAAAGTATTATTCTGCAATGGAAAAATATACTATGACCTGCTTTCGAAAAGAAGCGATTTAAAAATAAAGGATGTGGCCTTAATTAGAATAGAGCAACTGTATCCTTTCCCGCTGAAGCAATTGAAAACTATCATAACCACCTATAAAGCTGTAAAAGAGTGGTTCTGGGTGCAGGAAGAACCTGAAAATATGGGAGCGTGGTCGTTTTTGTTAAGAACTTTTAAGGAAGTTGATTTGCAATTGATCTCAAGGCATGAAAGTGCAAGTCCGGCTACAGGTTCCAGTAAGCAGCATGCGATGCAGCAGGAAGAGATTTTGGAAAAAGCGCTGAATGGTTAAAAAAGCATTAGGGCATCTCTAAAAACTACATATTTTTTAAAACACACCCCTTGCCCCTCTTGATAGAGGGGAATGTATGGTGTAGTTTTTAGAGATGCCCATTATTTAATAAAAAAACTATGAGCATAGAAATAAAAGTCCCAACCGTAGGCGAATCCATCACAGAGGTCACCGTAGCAAACTGGATGAAAAATGATGGAGATTACGTGGAATTAGATGAAATTTTGTGTGAATTAGAATCAGATAAAGCTACTTTTGAGCTGAATGCAGAAGCTGCAGGCCTTTTACATATTATAGCTAAGGAAGGTGATACGCTGGAGATCGGAGCAATTATTTGCAATATAGATACGGATGTTTCAGCTAAACCTAAGGAGAAAGCTTCTCAAACTGAACCTGCAATACCTGTAGAAACTCAACCAGCTATTCAAAAAGATACCCCTGATCTCCCTGAAAAAACAGAAAAGGTTGTTGAAACTGCTGAAGTTGCAGGAAAGAGCAATTATGCTGCAGATCATCCATCCCCTGCTGCTGCTAAAATTTTAGATGAAAAAGGTATGAAACCTGGAGAGGTTGATGGAACCGGTAAAGACGGCAGAATTACTAAAGAAGATGCCATAAAAGCCGAAAAGCAGCCAGCAACAAGTACCCTACATCCGGCATTCAACCGCATCGAAAGACGTGAAAAAATGTCAAGTTTCCGGAGAACCATTTCCAGAAGGTTGGTCGCAGTAAAGAACGAAACTGCCATGCTCACCACCTTCAATGAAGTGAATATGAAGCCTATTATGGATCTGCGAAAAAAGTACAAAGAACCATTTAAAGAAAAATATGAGGTAGGCCTGGGTTTTATGTCGTTCTTTACCAAAGCCTGTTGCCTGGCGTTGCAGGAATTTCCTGCGGTAAATGCGATGTTAGATGGAGACGAGATCATTTATCATGACTTTTGCGATATTTCTATTGCAGTATCAGCCCCAAAAGGATTGGTGGTTCCTGTAGTAAGAAATGCAGAATCTTTGAGCTTTGCAGAAATAGAGAAAGAAATTGCAGATCTGGCTGCCAAAGCAAGAGACAACAAGATCACCATTGAAGAGATGACCGGTGGAACATTCTCAATTACAAACGGAGGTGTGTTCGGCTCCATGATGTCAACCCCCATTCTCAACCCGCCTCAATCTGCTATCCTGGGTATGCACAATATCGTTGAAAGGCCCGTTGCCATAAGTGGCGAAATAGAAATCCGCCCCATGATGTTCGTAGCATTGTCATACGATCACAGGATCATTGATGGCAGAGAGTCTGTGAGTTTTCTGGTGAGGGTGAAAGAGCTGCTGGAGGATCCTGCGAGGTTGTTGTTGGGGATTTGATTTTTTGGGGGATAAAAATCATTATTACGAGGACATAGGCGTGCCACCCCCGAGTAGAGACGCCCAATTTGGT
Proteins encoded:
- the odhB gene encoding 2-oxoglutarate dehydrogenase complex dihydrolipoyllysine-residue succinyltransferase, producing the protein MSIEIKVPTVGESITEVTVANWMKNDGDYVELDEILCELESDKATFELNAEAAGLLHIIAKEGDTLEIGAIICNIDTDVSAKPKEKASQTEPAIPVETQPAIQKDTPDLPEKTEKVVETAEVAGKSNYAADHPSPAAAKILDEKGMKPGEVDGTGKDGRITKEDAIKAEKQPATSTLHPAFNRIERREKMSSFRRTISRRLVAVKNETAMLTTFNEVNMKPIMDLRKKYKEPFKEKYEVGLGFMSFFTKACCLALQEFPAVNAMLDGDEIIYHDFCDISIAVSAPKGLVVPVVRNAESLSFAEIEKEIADLAAKARDNKITIEEMTGGTFSITNGGVFGSMMSTPILNPPQSAILGMHNIVERPVAISGEIEIRPMMFVALSYDHRIIDGRESVSFLVRVKELLEDPARLLLGI